One window of the Acetonema longum DSM 6540 genome contains the following:
- a CDS encoding IS30 family transposase, whose translation MTADNGPEFSELAVQLEKWNSHAYFSHPYSSWERGTNERHNGLIRRFIPKGACLSTIAPETIQRVQDWCIHLPRKILGYKTPQECFDAALLSIS comes from the coding sequence ATTACGGCTGATAATGGCCCAGAGTTTTCCGAGCTTGCCGTCCAGTTAGAAAAATGGAACAGCCACGCTTATTTCTCCCATCCCTATTCATCCTGGGAGCGCGGAACCAATGAAAGGCACAATGGACTGATTCGCCGGTTTATCCCTAAAGGGGCTTGCCTTTCTACCATAGCGCCAGAGACGATTCAACGGGTGCAGGATTGGTGCATTCATTTGCCGCGCAAAATCTTGGGGTATAAGACTCCTCAAGAGTGCTTCGATGCTGCACTATTATCGATTTCATAA
- the tnpB gene encoding IS66 family insertion sequence element accessory protein TnpB (TnpB, as the term is used for proteins encoded by IS66 family insertion elements, is considered an accessory protein, since TnpC, encoded by a neighboring gene, is a DDE family transposase.) yields MLGDLSRAERVYLACGYTDLRQSIDGLAATVQQRFHLDPLSNSLFLFCGRRCDRIKALFWEGDGFVLLYKRLEAGRFQWPREESEAKHITWQQFRWLLEGLNIEQPKAHKPVRGIQLI; encoded by the coding sequence ATGCTAGGAGATCTCTCCCGGGCTGAGCGGGTTTACCTGGCCTGCGGCTATACCGACCTGCGCCAATCCATCGACGGTCTGGCGGCCACCGTACAGCAACGCTTTCACTTAGACCCGTTATCAAACAGCCTGTTCCTGTTTTGCGGCCGTCGCTGCGATCGCATCAAGGCGCTCTTTTGGGAGGGAGATGGCTTCGTGCTGTTGTACAAAAGGCTGGAAGCCGGCCGCTTCCAATGGCCCAGGGAGGAAAGCGAAGCCAAACATATTACCTGGCAACAGTTTCGCTGGCTGCTGGAAGGCTTGAACATCGAGCAGCCCAAAGCCCATAAGCCGGTGCGGGGAATCCAACTGATTTAA
- the tnpA gene encoding IS66 family insertion sequence element accessory protein TnpA, with amino-acid sequence MQVQKLTHEVRLQKWSEIIRSCRNSGKPIQTWCSENNINLKTYYHWQKHVCQAACRELSLSQEAATPSVPQPEGPVFAELRQPTPQTGTIALVIQRQDTQIHIYHGADAATVQAALTALNRPC; translated from the coding sequence GTGCAGGTACAAAAACTGACGCATGAAGTGAGACTGCAAAAATGGAGCGAAATCATCCGCTCCTGCCGCAATAGCGGCAAACCCATCCAAACCTGGTGCAGCGAAAACAACATAAACCTCAAGACTTACTATCACTGGCAAAAACACGTATGCCAGGCGGCCTGCCGGGAGCTTTCCCTGTCGCAGGAGGCAGCCACGCCATCCGTGCCACAACCAGAAGGCCCCGTCTTTGCCGAACTTCGCCAGCCCACCCCACAGACAGGAACCATTGCCCTCGTCATCCAGCGCCAGGATACGCAAATCCATATCTATCACGGCGCCGATGCGGCCACCGTGCAGGCGGCCTTGACAGCGCTCAACCGTCCATGCTAG
- a CDS encoding IS30 family transposase has product MRQFLYLHFLGLPSILRESNGLCGSFEFSGFIFSEGILAVQVPLGLTLTEIKRGTTSQLRSNLAYYQSYFPETGQAVYQKRRSSCRPPYKLAEVEAFLQFAQSKIVKDHGSPDTVVGVYKTHSSNQGPACVCAKTLYNYIDQGLLPVRNMDLALKVRRKPKQQRQRKNKRILGDSIEKRPALVDNREEFGHWEIDTVCGKRSQDAVILTLVERKTRQIITIPLADKTSPSVCGALKPLKSGSVGAFNRLLKALRLIMAQSFPSLPSS; this is encoded by the coding sequence ATGCGTCAGTTTTTGTACCTGCACTTTCTTGGACTCCCTTCGATTCTTCGAGAATCTAACGGACTCTGTGGTTCCTTTGAATTCTCTGGCTTCATTTTCTCAGAAGGGATTTTGGCTGTACAGGTGCCCTTGGGGTTGACGCTTACAGAAATCAAACGAGGAACGACGAGCCAATTGCGATCGAACTTGGCTTACTATCAAAGCTATTTCCCTGAGACAGGGCAAGCGGTATACCAAAAAAGACGGTCTAGTTGCAGACCACCCTATAAGCTAGCGGAAGTAGAAGCCTTTTTGCAGTTTGCTCAAAGCAAAATCGTAAAGGACCACGGGTCGCCGGATACAGTGGTAGGCGTTTATAAAACGCACTCAAGCAATCAAGGTCCGGCTTGCGTTTGTGCCAAGACGCTTTATAACTATATCGATCAAGGCCTCCTACCAGTACGAAACATGGATTTAGCCCTGAAAGTTCGGCGCAAACCCAAACAGCAACGGCAACGAAAAAATAAGCGGATCTTGGGGGACAGTATTGAAAAAAGACCCGCCTTAGTAGATAACCGAGAAGAATTTGGTCATTGGGAAATTGATACGGTTTGCGGAAAACGTTCTCAAGATGCGGTGATACTGACTTTAGTCGAACGAAAAACCCGGCAGATCATCACGATTCCCTTAGCTGACAAAACGAGTCCATCTGTCTGTGGTGCCCTAAAGCCATTAAAAAGCGGTTCGGTCGGCGCTTTCAATCGGTTGTTAAAAGCATTACGGCTGATAATGGCCCAGAGTTTTCCGAGCTTGCCGTCCAGTTAG